The Sesamum indicum cultivar Zhongzhi No. 13 linkage group LG1, S_indicum_v1.0, whole genome shotgun sequence genome includes a window with the following:
- the LOC105157509 gene encoding RHOMBOID-like protein 2: MMGNGDVERGSGAPKNRNQSYPQTYYAGGAYEMGYSDSQWTSWLVPMIVVANVAMFVVIMFVNNCPKNHNGLQGNCVARFLGRLSFQPLRENPLFGPSSSTLEKLGALQWDKIVHHNQSWRLITCIWLHAGVIHLLANMLSLVFIGIRLEQQFGFIRVGVIYLLSGIGGSILSSLFIQRSISVGASGALFGLLGAMLSELFTNWTIYTNKAAALFTLIVIIAINLAVGILPHVDNFAHIGGFLTGFLLGFVLLVRPQFGWLESRHRPAATRLKSKYTVYQYVFWIAATILLIVGFTVGLVMLFKGENANDKCSWCHFLSCVPTSRWSCNN; encoded by the exons ATGATGGGGAATGGAGATGTGGAGAGGGGTAGTGGGGCGCCCAAGAACAGAAACCAGAGCTACCCACAAACTTACTATGCAGGAGGAGCATATGAGATGGGGTATTCAGACAGTCAGTGGACTTCATGGCTGGTGCCCATGATTGTTGTGGCAAACGTTGCCATGTTTGTGGTCATCATGTTTGTCAATAATTGTCCCAAGAATCATAATGGGCTTCAAGGGAATTGTGTGGCGAGGTTTCTTGGGAGGCTCTCTTTTCAGCCCCTCAGGGAAAACCCTCTCTTTGGCCCCTCTTCCTCAAC ACTGGAAAAACTGGGAGCTCTTCAATGGGACAAGATAGTGCACCACAATCAATCCTGGAGGCTCATTACTTGTATATGGCTGCATGCTGGTGTTATTCATTTACTTGCTAACATGCTGAGCTTGGTGTTCATTGGAATTCGCCTAGAGCAGCAGTTTGGGTTCA TTCGAGTCGGGGTAATTTACCTGTTGTCGGGTATTGGTGGGAGCATACTCTCTTCCCTTTTCATTCAAAGGAGCATCTCTGTCGGAGCTTCTGGTGCTCTGTTCGGACTTCTTGGAGCTATGTTGTCGGAGTTATTCACCAATTGGactatttacacaaacaag GCTGCAGCTCTGTTTACTCTGATTGTGATCATCGCAATTAACCTGGCCGTTGGAATTCTTCCACATGTCGACAACTTTGCTCATATCGGAGGGTTTTTGACCGGCTTCCTCCTCGGCTTTGTACTACTGGTCCGACCCCAGTTTGGTTGGCTGGAAAGCCGCCATCGTCCGGCTGCTACTCGGCTGAAGTCCAAGTACACAGTTTACCAATACGTTTTCTGGATTGCAGCCACTATTCTGTTGATCGTCGG ATTTACGGTGGGACTGGTGATGCTGTTTAAGGGAGAAAACGCAAACGACAAATGTAGCTGGTGTCATTTCCTAAGCTGTGTGCCGACATCAAGATGGAGCTGTAACAACTGA
- the LOC105157517 gene encoding 60S ribosomal protein L24: MVLKTELCRFSGAKIYPGKGIRFIRSDSQVFLFANSKCKRYFHNRLRPAKLTWTAMYRKQHKKDIAAEAVKKRRRTTKKPYSRSIVGATLEVIQKRRAEKPEVRDAAREAALREIKERIKKTKDEKKAKKAEVMSKQKGSAKSNVPKGAAPKGPKIGGGGGKR, translated from the exons ATGGTTCTCAA GACAGAGCTTTGCCGCTTTAGTGGTGCCAAGATATACCCTGGAAAGGGCATTAGATTCATTCGATCAGATTCCCAG GTTTTCCTCTTTGCTAACTCAAAATGCAAGAGGTACTTCCACAATCGCCTGAGGCCCGCGAAGCTTACTTGGACTGCGATGTACAGGAAGCAACATAAGAAG GACATTGCTGCTGAAGCTGTGAAGAAGAGGCGCCGAACAACCAAGAAGCCTTACTCAAGGTCTATTGTCGGTGCAACATTAGAAGTTATTCAGAAGAGAAGAGCTGAGAAACCAGAGGTCCGTGATGCTGCACGTGAAGCTGCTTTACG TGAAATCAAGGAGAGAATCAAGAAAACCAAGGATGAGAAGAAGGCCAAGAAGGCAGAAGTGATGTCCAAGCAGAAGGGTTCCGCCAAGAGCAACGTACCCAAGGGCGCTGCACCGAAGGGTCCTAAGattggaggtggtggtggaaaGCGTTAA
- the LOC110012455 gene encoding uncharacterized protein LOC110012455, whose translation MLEGNKFIMQTNNQTAILEITVLSAQNLMGIASLAFSRRLRPFITLTADCRAAGSSSKHVKMYKTRVDDKGGVNPTWGDKFQLSLDHNFFYQRCSGIYLQLYTKHLLMGQTQLGWCLIPAADIVNRFSIVGPTQFLSYRLRAKDGSRGHGIVNVAVRLQGSLGIVHPPRSLISNAPHLPEVHENDQLVIGIPVKSSNLCSQRH comes from the coding sequence ATGCTAGAAGGAAACAAATTCATCATGCAAACCAATAACCAGACTGCCATTTTAGAAATAACTGTTCTCTCAGCTCAAAATCTCATGGGGATAGCGTCGTTGGCCTTTTCCCGCCGTCTCCGGCCCTTCATTACCCTAACCGCTGACTGTCGTGCTGCAGGTAGCAGCAGTAAACATGTCAAAATGTACAAAACGAGGGTGGATGATAAAGGAGGTGTGAATCCCACATGGGGCGACAAGTTCCAATTATCTCTTGATCACAATTTTTTCTACCAAAGATGTTCAGGAATTTACCTACAACTTTACACGAAACATCTCCTAATGGGTCAGACTCAACTGGGGTGGTGTCTGATTCCGGCAGCTGATATAGTGAACCGGTTTTCCATAGTGGGTCCTACTCAGTTTTTGAGTTACCGTTTAAGGGCCAAGGATGGTTCAAGAGGGCATGGAATTGTTAACGTTGCAGTAAGATTACAAGGTTCTCTTGGAATTGTACATCCTCCAAGGTCATTGATTTCCAATGCTCCACACCTGCCAGAAGTGCATGAGAACGACCAGTTAGTGATTGGAATTCCAGTAAAAAGTTCCAACTTGTGTTCCCAACGACACTAA